The genomic stretch CCCGCGAGGGGCGCGACGCGCCTGCCGGCGGCCGCGGAGGGCGGGCGGGCAGCAGGTCGGAGGAATTGGCGGGCAAGACCGTCATGCCGGTCAAAGGCGATGCGGATGGGCGGGCGTTGGATGCGCCGGCCTCCCACACTCGGGTGGGCTTGCCCAAACACAGTATCGGCAGGTCTGCCCGACACTGAAGGGCGGGCTTGCAACACGCCGAAAAATCCGGCGGACCGCCGCTCCCATGGTGGTTTCGTCGTGCCGCGCCGGCCGATCCCCGAAGGACTGCCACCGCCCTCGCGTCGGCCGTGCCACCGGTGTTGCAGCTTGCACGGGGCACGCGTGTGCCGGGCGTGTCGCGGCGCTGGTTCCCGTCTGCTGGCAGCACGGCACCCGGGCATTGCGTAAGCTTCGCATTTCGATGTTTTGCCGGCCTGCGGGCCGCACCGGGCCTTCCATGACTGAATTCAGACGCAGAAGCTTGCTGCTGGCCGCCGTGCTGGCCGTTGCCGCCCTCGGCGGTTGTTCTCGCTCCGGCAGTGGCGACGCCGCCGATGGGCAGCGTTCGGCGGCCGCCGCGCCGGCCGTCAGCCCCGAGGCCGCCTATGGGCTGGCGGCGGGCGGCAGCGGGGTGCAGGTCGGGCAGCTGATGGCGGCCAATACCGTGTATGTGTTCTTCGACCCCCAGTGCCCCCACTGCGCCAGCTTGTGGCAGGCATCGAAGCCCTTGCTGGGCAAGCTCAAGATGGTGTGGGTGCCGGTCGAACTGATGGGGGCCGAATCGGGGAAGTTGGGTGCTGCCATCCTCGCGTCACCCCAGCCGGTCGAGGCCCTGGAGCGTCACGAGTCGTTGGTGAGCCAGCGCGCGCCGCTGACGGCGCCGCCCGCCGACGAAGGTGCGCGCGCCAAGATCGCGGCCAACACCGAGCTGTTCGGGAAGCTCGGCGCCGAGAGTGTGCCGACCTTGTACTTCCGCCATGCCAAGAGCGGGCAGTACGGTTCGCACTCCGGCACCGTGTCGACCGAGCAACTGAAGGCCATGGTCGGTCTTTGAACGCGGGCGGCCGGCCCGCCGCGTGCTTGGCAGCGGTGCGGCCCGTCGGCGTGCGTCGGGCCATGCAAGGAGGACTTCCATGACCCAAAAAATGACCGAGGTCGCAGTGCTCGTCGGCAGCTTGCGCCGTGCGTCGCTGAACCGCAAGCTGGCCCTCGCGTTGCGCGACCTCGCGCCCGAGGGCTTGAAGCTCGACATCGTCGAGATCGGCGACCTGCCGATGTACAACCAGGACCTGGATGAAGCGCCCCCGGAGGCCTGGGTCGCGTTCCGCGAACGCATCGCCCACAGCGACGCGGTGCTGTTCGTCACGCCGGAGTACAACCGGTCGGTGCCAGCCGTCCTCAAGAACGCGATCGACGTCGGCTCGCGCCCCTACGGCCACAGCGTCTGGAACGGCAAGCCGGGCGCGATCGTCTCCGCCTCGCCCGGCGCCATCGGCGGCTTCGGCGCCAACCACCACCTGCGCCAGTCGCTGGTGTTCCTCAACGTGCCCACGCTGCAGCAGCCCGAAGCCTATCTCGGCGGCGCCGACCGACTGTTCGACGAGCAGGGCCGGATTGCCAACCCGGACACCGCGGCTTTCCTCACGGGCTTTCTGCAGGCCTTCGAGCGCTGGGCGAGAACCAACCCGCGGCTGTGATCCTGCCTTCGGCCTGCCGCCTTGTGGCCGTGGGATGCACAGGTATGGGGTTTGCCGCCCATGGTGAAGGGGGTCGGCGGCGACGCCCGCCCTGGGCACAACCGATGGAGACCGCGATGGCGCACGACTTGGTACGCAGCTACGACGATTTTTCAGCCGCCGAGGCGGCGCGCGAGGCCCTGCTGCAGTCGGGCTTCCCGGCTGAAGCGGTGCACCTCACCGTCCGCGACGACGAGGCGGGCCCGGTGGAGGGCAATTTTGTCGCTGGCAACGGCAAGCGCGGGCCGACCGGGTGGATCGACGCCCTCAAGGGCTTCGGGACCGACAAGGACTACACCTACGAGCACAACTTCGCCGACAGTGTGCAACGTGGCGTCTACCTGCTGACGGTCGACGCCGACGACGATCAGCTGCGTTCGCTCGCTGGTGACATCCTCGCGCGTTCGGGAGCGGTCGACGTCAACGAGCGCCTCGGTCGCGCCGCGCGTTGAGACGACGCGACGGCGATCGATGGCCTGAGTTGCCGCGCGCCCGGCCTCAGGCCGACGCGCGGTAGGTGCTGTCGCCGTGCGGGGCGGCCTGGAACTCGGGCAGTTGCTCGGCCCGCTCGGCATGTGCGTGCAGTGCCGGGTGCGCCTCGGCCGGCACGATCCCCGGCAACATACGCTGGGTGAAGGTCCAGGCGACGGCGGTGGTGATGCCGGCCTGGTCGATCCCACCGTCAGCCGCGGCCGACGAGCCCGCGGCGTATTCGGCTTCGAGCGCCGCATAGGCGGCGTGCAACTGGCCGGTGACGCGCGACACCCATGGTGCGTGCGCCTTCTCGGCCGGGCGCAGTTCACGCTCGTAGACGATCTGCACGCTTTTCTCGCAGGCCGCCAGCGCCAGGCCGATGCGGCGCAAGGCAGCGGGGCGTCGGCTCAGGTCGGCCGGCATCAGCGACCGACCCGGCGCAGCCAGGCATTCGGCGTAGTCGAGGATCAGCGTCGAGTCCATCAACACGGTGCCGTCGTCGCAGACCAGTGTCGGCGCCTTGACCACCGGGTTGATCTGCTGGAACTGCTCGAAGGTGCGAAACACCGACAGGCTGCGGTGCTCGAAGGGCACGCCGAGCCGTTGCAGCGAAATGGCGACCCGACGCACATAAGGCGAGTCGAGCATACCGATGAGCAGCATGAGATCTCCTGACGCAACAAGGCCGCCATTGTCGCGCATGGCCGTGACCCACGACGTCGCCGCGCGGCGGCATCAGTGAACACGTGGCGCTAGGCTGCAGCGCTGAAGCCTGAAGGGCTCACGGCGTCGCCTGCAGCGAGCTTTCGCCGCTGCGGGCCCCACCAGCCGGCACACGCAACAGCAGCGCGGCGAGCCCGGCCGCTGCGAGCGCACAGGCGGCGCCGACCGCGAACGCCAGTTGGTACCCCGCATTCAGCGCCACGACCGCGGCAGCACCGGCGCGCGTCAACGCCTCGGTGCGTGCCGAGGCCAGGCTGGCCAGCAAGGCCAGGCCGAGCGCACCGCCCATCATGAAGGACGTGTTGACGACACCCGACGCGATGCCCGACTCGCTCGGGTCCACATCGTTCATGGCCGCGAGCAACACCGGGTTGAAGGCGATGCCGGCCCCGAGCCCGAGCAACAACATGCCGGGCAGCACGTGGACGACAAACTCGCCCGACACCGGCGCGCGGGCGAACAGCAACAACCCGGCGGCCGCCAGCAACAGCCCGCCGACCAACGGTCGACGGATGCCGAAGCGCATCACCAGCCGCGCTGAGCCACCCAGCGAACAGGCGGCCATGATCAGATTGGCCGGCAAGAAGGCGAGGCCCACCTGCAGGGGGCGCAAGCCGAGCACCCGCTGCAGGTACAGCGCCGCGATGAAGAACCACGCGAACATCGCGGCGGCCCACAGCACCCCGACCGCGTTCGCGGTCGCGACATTGCGCAGGCGGAACAGGCCCAAGGGCATCAGCGGCGTGACGACGCGTGCCTCGATGCCGAGGAACAGCACCGCCAGCAGCGCCGCCGCGCCCAGCATGCCGAGGGTCGTGAGCGAGGCCCAGCCCGCCTGGTTGCCGTTCACGACGGCATAGACGGCCAGCATCAGCGAGCCGGTGACGGTGAGGGCGCCCGCGAGGTCGAGCCGGCCCGCCGGGCGCGACATGTCGTTGCCCGGCAGCAAGGCCCAGCACAGCGCAAACACCAGCGCACCGATCGGCAGGTTGACCAGAAACACCCAGTGCCAGCCCAGCACCCCGGTCAGCAGGCCGCCGAGCAGCACACCGATGCTGCCGCCGCCGGCACAGACGAAACCGTAGACGCCCATGGCCTTGGCACGCTCCGCCGGCTCGGTGAACAGCTCCATGATCAGCGAGAGCGAGATCGCCGAGACGACCGCGCCGCCCACACCTTGCGCGGCGCGCGCCGCCACCAGCATCTGCTGCGTATCGGCCAGCCCGCAGGCCAGCGACGCCAGCGTGAACACCGACAGGCCGAGCAGGAACACGCGCCGGTGGCCGTACAGGTCGCCCAGCCGTCCGCCAAGCAGCAAACAACCGCTGAAGGTCAGCAGATAGGCGTTCACGACCCAGACCAGCCCGGTCTCGGTGAAGTGCAAGTCGGCGCCGATGGACGGCAGTGCGACATTCACGATGGTCGTGTCGAGGACGATCATCAAGACGCCGAGACACAACACGGCGAGCGCCCACCAGCGCTTGCGGCCGTCGATTCGGCGGGGGTCTGCGGAAGAGGCGTGCATGGCGACGGGCAAGGTGCTTCAGGGTTGCGTGAGGACCATCCACGATACCCCGAAGCGGTCGGCCACCATGCCGAAACGCGACGCGAAGAATGTCGGCCCGAGCGGCATCTGCACCTGCCCGCCGTCGGCCAGGGCCCCGAACAGCCGCTCGGCCTCCTCCGCGTCCGAGGCCTGGATCGACAGCGAAAAGCCCTGGAAGTTGGGTTGCCCGACACACTGACCGTCCGACGCCATCAGCTCGGTGCTGCCGATGCGCATCGACATGTGCATGACCTTGTCGGGAGGCGCGGTCATTGCGCCGCAGCCCTCTGCCGACGGTGGTGTGTCGCCTTTGGGCGGCGGCGCGTCCTTGAAGCGCAGCAGCGAGGTGATCTCGGCACCGAGCGCGCTGCGATAGAACTCGGCCGCCTCTTCGCAGCGGCCGTCGAAAAACAGATAGGGCTGGACTTGTTGCATGGCGTCTCCTGGGGATTGCAAAGGGGCGGGGCGCGGCCTGCGTCGACGACGAGCGCCGCGGCGGACGGTGGCACGCAAGGCCCATGTACTGTGCGAACGGTCAACTTGTGTACACCGTCCACAAACCATAGCAGACGATCTGGGACCTGTCCACGCCGTTCGGCGAGATGTCGGTTCAGCGAGATTCGTGAGGAGTGTGACGGAGGGGCTGGTGGGCCGAGGGGCCGGGGGTCAGGGCGGCCAGGAACGCCGAGCCGGGGGCTGTCAGGCGAGCCGGCGCCGGTGCTGCCGGTTGCACCGAATCGCCTGGACCGCCGGTGTCGCCGCCAGCTCACGCAGCTGCTGCGGCGTCACCTCGACCACGAACGACCCGCTCAGGTTGTTGCGTCGGGCCTGGTCGGCCAGCCCGAGGCGCTTCAACACCGCTTGCAGCTCGCGCATCGGCCCGGCCAGCGTGGTGCGCACTGCCGGCGTGCGGCGCCGTGACGGCGGCGGCAGCCAGTCGGTGGCGGCGGTGCTGTTCGCACGCGGCGGTGGCGACGGCGGCACCGGCGGGCGTTTGGCTTCGACGATCACCGATGCGCGCGCCACGGTCGTGCCGGGGGCGGCAGCGAACTCGACCAAGGCGGGGTCGCGCAACGGGGTGTCGGGGGAAGGGCGCATGTGGCAAGGGTACCGGGAGCGGGGGCGCCGTTCAAGGCGGCGGCAGGTAGCCGCGGTCGACCGCGTGACCGTAGGCGGACAGCACCGCCAGCTGCCCATGGCCGTAGCGGTGGTCCTGGCCGTTCTCGCCGCGGTCGACCACGCTGCCGATCAGCAACTGCATCAGCGTGTCGCTGCGGTCGCTGCCGGCCAGCGCGTGGAGGTCCGCGCCGGCCTTTTTGGTCGCCGTGGTGCGGCTGAGCAGCAGCGCCATCGCGCCGGCGACGTGAGGCGTCGCCATCGACGTGCCGTTGAGGTGCTCCCACTTCGCCTTGCCGATGCAGGAATAGACCTGCACGCCCGGCGCCGCAAGATCGGGCTTGGCGTACACCAGCGGCAGGTACTTCGGGTCGATCGCGTCCGAGCTTTCCACCACCTGGGTGCGCCCCGCGCTGAAGGCCGCGACGCGGTGCCGCACATCCATCGCGCCGACCGCCAGCGCGAAGTAGTCGTTGCCCGGCGAGCCGCTGGTCTGTGCGCCGTCGTTGCCGATCGCCGCGACCACCGGCACACCGGCCGCGCGCGCGGCGACGATGGCCGCCGTGTAGGTGTCGAACACGCCCGGGTCGAAGGACAGGCCGCCGAGCGACATGTTGATCACGTCGGCGCCGTTGGCGACCGCCCATTCCATGCCCTTCAGAATCTGCTCGTCGGTGCCGCCCGAGCGGCCGAGCACCTTGGCCACCAGCAAACGCGTCTCGGGTGCGACGCCGATCCAGCGGCCGCTGGCGCGCCCACCGGCGATGGTGCCGCAGACGTGCGTGCCGTGGCCGTCGGCGTCCCAGGCGTGCTCCACGCCTTCGCGCACCAGGCCGCTCTTGCTGTCGAACTCGGCGAACTTCGCCACCTTGCCGCGCAGGTCGGGGTGGCTGGCTTCGACGCCGGTGTCGAGCACCGCCACCTTGGTGCCTTGGCCGCGGGCGTTGAAGGCACCCCAGCAGGCCAGCGCGCCGCAGGCCTCCAAACCCCAGGCGTGGGTGACGACCCGCTCCACCTCGGGTGGCAAGGTCTTGGCCCTGAGCCGGGGCGGCAACGGGATATGGCGGTTGGCAAACACCGCGAGCGCCTCGGGCAGCTGCTGGGGCAGTTGCGCCAGATCGTCGCGGTCGATCTCGAGCGCGGCGGCACCCGCCAGTGGCAACGGCCGGGGGCGGCCGGCACTGTCGGAACGCCTGGCCAGCCGGGAGCCGGTCAGGAAGGCCGCGGCCTGCAACGGCTCGATCGCCGCGCTGCCGGCGCGCCGCAGTTCGTCGACGCTGGCGGCGTACTGCGCGGCGGTACGCGCACGGCGCCGCTGCTCGCGTTCCTTGACATGCGGCGGCAGCAGATCGGTGGCGCTGGTGAGGGCGCGCCGCTGCAGCGCCTCTTCGGCTGCTCTGGCCAGCGTTTCCCGCAGCCCCTGCGGTCGTCCCTGCACGATCACGCTGAGCGTGCGCTGGCGATGTTCGTCGAGCAAGCGCTCGACCTGTTGCTTGAGCTTCAAATAAGCCTCCCGGTCTTGCTTCTTGTTGTTGGTCTGCCGAGGTCACCCGGCGTGCCCGCTCGTCAGGCGCTGCGGCCCGACCTCAGGGATTCGGGGTGTCGACCTCACCGAGCGTGAAGTGCCGCAGCCCCAGGTGGTCGAGGGTCACGACGATCGAGGGCGCTGCGGCAGGGCGCCCCGGCGGCGGGCGCAAGCCTTCGAGCTGGGCCCTCAGCTCGCCGACCACCGGGCCGCAGCAACCGGTCTTGCCGAACAGCTCGAAGGTCGCATGGCTGGCCGACAGCTCGGGCAGCCGCACCACCAGCTCCTCCCCCAGCACCTCGGCGGTCAGCTTGAGCGAGTTCTTGCCGCGCGCATGGCCCGCCAGGACCAGGTGGCAGCGCTCGGTGCCGAGCGCGCCGTCGCCCAACTGCAGCTCGCCGCCCAGACGGGTCCGGTCCAGCGTCGCCTCCACGTGCGGACCGGCGGCCTTGCCGAGCGGGGCGCCGCCACCGCGCGCCAGCAAACCCGACACGAAAGCCTGCAGATCCAGGCGCCCGCGGTGCGCCACGCGCGAGATCGGCCAGCCGCCGCGCTCTTCGAACGTGGCCCCGGGGATCTGCGCCGAGGTGAACACCGCCAGAAAGCGGCGCCCGAGGTTGGGGGCGTCGACATAGAGCCCGCCGCGGCTCAGGCCCATCACCGAGTTCGGCCCGAAATGCTCGACAACCACAGCATCGAAGTCGAGCTGGCCGCGCGCGATCGGCATCTTCACGTCGGCGTCGACGATCCAGGCGGCATCGGTGACGAAGGCCCGCAGCACACCTTCGAGTCCGGCCAGTGCGTCCAGCCGCCAAGGGCCGGTGGCGCTGCCGGGCGACACGCTGACGCCTGCCGGCAGACCTTCGGGCAGGCTCACGCGTATGCCCTGCAACTGCACCTCCTCGACGCTCAGCCTCCGCAACTCGAGGCCGCCGGCCGACACCGGGCCGGTCAGCGTCGCCGCCACGTCCTTGAGGGTGGCCTGCGCGATGTCGATCTGTGCGGCACCTTGCGCCAGCCGCAAATGCCGCATCGACAACTGGCCCAGTTGCACGCGCAGCCCGCCGTCGGCACCTGTCTGCACGGCCACGCCGGACAGCTCGACGCGGTTCGCTTCTTGGGGATGGGCGGTGCCGATGCGGATACCCCCCAGCGGTCCTTGGGTCACGGTGATGCTCACGCCCGCTACTTTGCCAGGTTCGCTGCTGGCCATCGGCAACGGTGCGTAGCCGGCCGGCCTGCGCCCCGCGTGCCGCTTGGGTTCGGCCGGCTCGCTGGCCGCGGCCCAGCCGCCGTTTCCTGTGAGAGTCGCCTGCGAAAAATCCGAGGATTGCTGTAACTACCCACAACGCCTTGTAACTCTGTTTGGGCGTGCTGGGCTTTCGAACCTTGCCGTCGTGAGAATGCGGCAGCGCGAGACCCGGTCGGGGCCGGGCAGCGGGGGCTGTACAAGTCCATACACACAGGGAGGGACGATGCTCACATCGCCGGATGGGGAGTGGCTGCTGGGCTGGCGCCGACAGGCCCGCAGGTGGACGGGGCGGGTCGCGCTGGCGGCGGCGGGGGTGGCGTGGACCGCGTCGGCCCAGGGCGCGGGTGAGGTGCGGGGTGAGGTGCGTGTGGCGCACATCTACAGCCAGACCGGGCCGCTCGAGGCCTACGGCCGACAGACCGCGATCGGCTTCAGGCTGGGGCTGGAATACGCCACCGGCGGCACGATGACGGTCGCGAGCAAGCGTCTGGCGGTGGTGGAGCACGACGACAAGGGCCAACCGGAGCTGGGCCGGGCCTTGCTCGCGGCGGCCTACAGCACCGGCAAGGCCGACCTCGCGGTCGGCCCCACCTCGTCGGCGGTGGCGCTGGCGATGCTGCCGGTGGCCGCCGAACACCGCAAGATCCTCATCGTCGAGCCGGCGGCAGCCGATGCCATCACCGGCGAGCGGTGGAACCGCTACGTCTTCCGCACCGGCCGCAACAGCTCGCAAGACGCCATCGCCAATGCGATCGCGCTCGACCGGCCTGGCCTCAAACTGGCCACGCTGGCGCAGGACTCGCCGTTCGGCCGCGACGGCGTGCGTGCCTTCCGCGCCGCCATCCGGCGCGGCCAAGTGGTGCACGAGGAATACCTGCCGGCAAACACCGAGGACTTCACGTCGGCCGCGCAGCGTTTGGCCGAGCGCCTTCAGGATCAGCCGGGCCGCAAGGTGGTATGGGTGCTCTGGGCCGGCACCGGCAACCCCTACTCGATGGCCGACGCCGACCTGCGGCAGCGCGGCATCGAACTCTCGACCGGCGGCAACACCTTCGAGGGCATGCGGCAGTTCAACCGGCTGCCGGGCATGCAGGGCGCCACCCATTACTACTACGCCTTCTCACGCTCGCGGCCCAATCTGTGGCTCGTCAACCAGCACTTCCTGCGCTACCAACAGCCGCCCGACCTGTTCACGGCCGGCGGGTTTGCTGCGGCGATGGCGGTGGTGAGCGCCTTGCAGCGCACCGGCGGCGGCACCGAGGCGCAACAACTGATCCGCGTCATGGAGGGCATGAGCTTCGACACACCCAAAGGCACGATGACCTTGCGCCGCGAAGACCACCAGGCCCTGCAGTCGATGTACCACTTCCGGGTCGCGGCAGGCGCGAGCGCAGGGCAGGTGCCCGATTTGCGCCTGGTGCGCGAGATCCCGGCCGAGGACATCGCGGTGCCGGTGCGCAACCGGCGCTGAGCGCACCGCCTGAGGTGGTTGCCCCCAGCGCCTTCACATGTTGTCCACAGTGTTGTGCACTTGTGGCGGGCCGCTGCGGCGTGGCGGCCCCGCCTGGGCGGCGGGGGATGGAGCGGTCGGCCGGGGTCAGGTGCCCGCCGCGCCATGCGAACGTCGTGCGCTACCCGTCGCATTGGCGCCGCCCGTGTCGTGTCCGGCCGGCGTGCCCGACGGCAGGTCCGGATGGTCGCCACTGCCCCGCAGCGGCCCGTCGGCGTCGGAGCGGACCTCGGGCGACACCCACCCGCCCTCGGGGGCCGGGGTGCTCGAGCCTTGCCGGGCCAGGCGCGGCTCCGGCACGGGGTGGGGCGAGGTGTTGGTGTTGCGCTCGGGCGCGGCCCGCCATGCCTCACGCTTCAGCTCGGCATCGTCGGCGGCGGGCCGGTCGGTTGTCTGCCGGGGGGACTCAGGGGCTTGGGTCATGTGCGTCTCCTGGGCGTCCCGAACAGCGGGCCACCGCTCAGTTGAGGCAGCAAGGCCGATGCCCGGCGGACGTCGGGCGCCCCTCGTGCCGTCGGCGCCGTCACCACTGGTAGGCGACGCCCAGCAGAGCCGACGGTTGGACCTTGTCTTGCACGATGGGGCTGTTCGCCGCGTCGCCGGCGAGACGGCTGACGCCCAAGCGCCCGAGCAGCACCACCTCGGGCGTCACGCGGTAGCGCGCGCCCAGCGTCGCCGAATAATCCCTGACGCCAGACCCGGCGGAATAGACCGCGTAGCCACTGCGGGCCGATTGTTCGGCGGAGACGCCGAACAGGCTTTGCATGTAGCGGTCATCGGCCCAGGTGAACCCGCCGCTGACCTCCGGCACCAGACGGCCGATCGCCGGCAAGGTGTAGCTCAGCTGGACGTCGGCGAGGCGGCCCCCATGGCCGTCGCTGCGCGACACGCCGCGCCAGACGCCGGTCAATCGCCAGCCCTCCAGCCGATAGATGGCGAACAGGCCGTAGGCGGTCGCCGAGTCGATCTCTCCCATACCGCGCAGCGTTTCGCTGCCGGGCGTCGAGCCGCTCGCGTCGCGTTCGCGGCGTCCGGGCTCGCGCCCCATCCCCACGCCCAACGACCACTGCGCGCTTTCGTGGAAGGTGTAGGTCACGAAGGGGCCACGCGGGCCGGGGATGTCGCCCAGGCCGAAGCGCCCGATCGACGTCTTCACGGTGGCGTGCAGCAAGGGTATGGCCGAGGTGGAATGGTCCTCGCTGCCCTGGTAGTCCGGCGTCCAGGTCGCGCCCACGCCCAGCATCACGCTCCAGTTCTTCTGGGTGGCAGGGCTGGTAGCAGGGCTCGGGCGGACCATGGTCTGGGCCGCGCTGGCGAGCGGCAGCAGCACGGCCCCGAGCCAAACGGCGATGGCGGGCGCGCTGAGGCGGGCGAGCGACATGTTCGGTTTCCTTGGGTGACGATGGCATGGAGCGCGGCGCAAAGCGGCACCGCGGCGATGAGGGCGCAGTGTGCGGGTGGCCGTTTAAAGCCCGATTAGGGCCAGCGGGCGGGGCAGGCGCGGTGATGAAGAGGCGAAGGAGGCGCCGGCATCCAGCGTCGCGGTCGTGACGCCGGCGTGGGCGTCACGATCGGCAGGCAGGTTGATCAGCGCCGGGCCGGCGGGCATCGGCACCGCGCCAGCCGCACGCTCACCCCGGTGTCGGCGGTGCCTCCGGCACGCTGTTGCCGGACACGCCGGCTGGCGACGCGCCGGTGCCCTGGCGAGCCCCGAACACCATCTCCGAGAACCAGTTGACCAGCAAGGACGTGTAGGCGCGCTGTGCCACCGTCTCGGACAAACCGTGGTCGGCGCCCTCGATCACCCGGTAGGTGAGCGAGCGGGCATGGATGCTGGCTTCGCGGTAGCTGGCGATGACTGGGTGGGGCACCACGGTGTCGAGTTCGGACTCGACCAGCAGCACGTCACCACGAAAGGCCGCACACGCGCGCAAGGCGCGGTTGTCGGCCGCCTCCACGAAGCTGCGGCGATAGGCGTCGAGGTCCTGGTCCTTGTGCAACTGCAGCTTGGGCACTTCCCAGCCGGTGTCGATGTAGAGCGCCGGCACCCGCAGCGCCAGCCACTTGACCGGGCGCTGGGTGGTCAGGATGGCCGACAGGTAGCCGCCATAGCTGCTGCCGATCACCGCGATCGCCGACGGGTCGACGCCGGGGCGACGGGCCAGCACGTCATAGGCGGCCAGCACGTCGCGCAGGTTGTTCTCGCGCGAGACGGTCTCGCGTTGCGGCTGCGTGCCGGCGTGGCCGCGCAGGTCGAAGGTCAGGCAGATGCAGCCGAGTGCCGCGATCTCGCGCGCCCGGGCCAGGTACTGCTCCTGGCTGCCGCCCCAGCCATGCACGAACAGCACGCCGGGCACCCGGGTGGCGGGGGAGACGAGGGTGCCGGCAATGTGTTCGCCGTCGACCTCGATGTCGAGAGTGTCGTCATGGGTGGGCATAGGGCTCCAACTGCGAGTACTTGGTCAGCGGTCCGACATGCGCGTCGGCGCCGCTGAAATAGACGCAGGCGTCCGGGGGCACGACCGGGTCGACGCCGTAACGCTCGGTGGTCGAGGCGCGCACCACGTCGAGCCCGGGGTCGGCCTGAAACGCACGCAAGGCGGCGATCTCGGCGCCACTCGCGCCGCCGATGCGCCAGGATTGTTCGAGCACCCCCGAGCACCACTGTCCGCGGTCGTCGCGCCCTTGCGCGATGTCGTAGTTGCTGCGCGATGCATACAGGCCCGGAAACGCCGCCAGTGCTGCAGCATGATACCGACGCGCCTGTGCCACTGCGGTCTGCACGGGGTCGGGCAGGCTCAGCTGCAGCAGCGTGTCGAAGTCGCCGCGCACGACGGTCAGGTCGGAGCCGCCATAGACGTCCTCGCCGCTCTGGTTGGGGGTCGAGCGCTGGGTGCCGTAGTAGGTCGCGAGGAGCGGGCCCACGCGCACCTGACCGACGCTGTAGGTGACCACCTGGCTGAGGTTGCGTTCCAGCACCACGCCATGCTGCTGCAGGTCCGCCGGGTCGAGTGCGGCGATCTGCGACGCCAGCTGCGCGCCATCGGCCACCACCGCCTGCCCGATGCCACCGATCCCGCTCGCCTTCTTGACCCGCACCGTGCCGTCCTGCAGCAGGCGCTCGCCGGCGCGGCGCGCATCTTCCGCCGAGAAGGCCGAGTAGCCCGCCAGCACGGCATCGTGCGCCTGGCGGGCGAAGGCCGGCGACCAGCCCGCCGGGGCCGTGGCTTGGGCGTCGGCGAGTGCATGGGTGATGGTCTTCGCGGCGACGAAGGGGAAGGGCACCGCACCGCCGAACAGGTCGTGCTCGTCGTGGATGCCGAGCCGCTCGGCGAACTCGAGACTGGGCAGCGTGTCGCTGGGCACGAAGTACAGCCGGCGCCCGGCGTGGCGCGATGCCTCGAATTCGCCCCCGAAGTCGCACCCCAACAGCGCCGCGAGCGCTTCGGCGAGGGCGAGGTGGGTCGCGCATTCGTGCGCGCGTGGCTCACGATAGGCATTGCAGCGATAGAAGACGACGGTGGCGCGCGCCTCCGCATGGCCGTCCGCGGACGCCTGCCGCGACGGTTTCAGACCCTGCCCCGAATTCATGCCATACCACTCCGACGACGGCCCATCTGCACCGCGGCCCCCGAGGGCCGCGCTCTGCCCGACCGCGGACCCTCGTCGCGGGCCGGGCAGTCTGGTTGCAACAGGCTCCG from Caldimonas brevitalea encodes the following:
- a CDS encoding thioredoxin fold domain-containing protein; this encodes MTEFRRRSLLLAAVLAVAALGGCSRSGSGDAADGQRSAAAAPAVSPEAAYGLAAGGSGVQVGQLMAANTVYVFFDPQCPHCASLWQASKPLLGKLKMVWVPVELMGAESGKLGAAILASPQPVEALERHESLVSQRAPLTAPPADEGARAKIAANTELFGKLGAESVPTLYFRHAKSGQYGSHSGTVSTEQLKAMVGL
- a CDS encoding NADPH-dependent FMN reductase translates to MTQKMTEVAVLVGSLRRASLNRKLALALRDLAPEGLKLDIVEIGDLPMYNQDLDEAPPEAWVAFRERIAHSDAVLFVTPEYNRSVPAVLKNAIDVGSRPYGHSVWNGKPGAIVSASPGAIGGFGANHHLRQSLVFLNVPTLQQPEAYLGGADRLFDEQGRIANPDTAAFLTGFLQAFERWARTNPRL
- a CDS encoding glutathione S-transferase, translated to MLLIGMLDSPYVRRVAISLQRLGVPFEHRSLSVFRTFEQFQQINPVVKAPTLVCDDGTVLMDSTLILDYAECLAAPGRSLMPADLSRRPAALRRIGLALAACEKSVQIVYERELRPAEKAHAPWVSRVTGQLHAAYAALEAEYAAGSSAAADGGIDQAGITTAVAWTFTQRMLPGIVPAEAHPALHAHAERAEQLPEFQAAPHGDSTYRASA
- a CDS encoding MFS transporter, whose amino-acid sequence is MHASSADPRRIDGRKRWWALAVLCLGVLMIVLDTTIVNVALPSIGADLHFTETGLVWVVNAYLLTFSGCLLLGGRLGDLYGHRRVFLLGLSVFTLASLACGLADTQQMLVAARAAQGVGGAVVSAISLSLIMELFTEPAERAKAMGVYGFVCAGGGSIGVLLGGLLTGVLGWHWVFLVNLPIGALVFALCWALLPGNDMSRPAGRLDLAGALTVTGSLMLAVYAVVNGNQAGWASLTTLGMLGAAALLAVLFLGIEARVVTPLMPLGLFRLRNVATANAVGVLWAAAMFAWFFIAALYLQRVLGLRPLQVGLAFLPANLIMAACSLGGSARLVMRFGIRRPLVGGLLLAAAGLLLFARAPVSGEFVVHVLPGMLLLGLGAGIAFNPVLLAAMNDVDPSESGIASGVVNTSFMMGGALGLALLASLASARTEALTRAGAAAVVALNAGYQLAFAVGAACALAAAGLAALLLRVPAGGARSGESSLQATP
- a CDS encoding VOC family protein; this encodes MQQVQPYLFFDGRCEEAAEFYRSALGAEITSLLRFKDAPPPKGDTPPSAEGCGAMTAPPDKVMHMSMRIGSTELMASDGQCVGQPNFQGFSLSIQASDAEEAERLFGALADGGQVQMPLGPTFFASRFGMVADRFGVSWMVLTQP
- a CDS encoding S8 family serine peptidase, producing MKLKQQVERLLDEHRQRTLSVIVQGRPQGLRETLARAAEEALQRRALTSATDLLPPHVKEREQRRRARTAAQYAASVDELRRAGSAAIEPLQAAAFLTGSRLARRSDSAGRPRPLPLAGAAALEIDRDDLAQLPQQLPEALAVFANRHIPLPPRLRAKTLPPEVERVVTHAWGLEACGALACWGAFNARGQGTKVAVLDTGVEASHPDLRGKVAKFAEFDSKSGLVREGVEHAWDADGHGTHVCGTIAGGRASGRWIGVAPETRLLVAKVLGRSGGTDEQILKGMEWAVANGADVINMSLGGLSFDPGVFDTYTAAIVAARAAGVPVVAAIGNDGAQTSGSPGNDYFALAVGAMDVRHRVAAFSAGRTQVVESSDAIDPKYLPLVYAKPDLAAPGVQVYSCIGKAKWEHLNGTSMATPHVAGAMALLLSRTTATKKAGADLHALAGSDRSDTLMQLLIGSVVDRGENGQDHRYGHGQLAVLSAYGHAVDRGYLPPP
- a CDS encoding substrate-binding domain-containing protein, whose product is MLTSPDGEWLLGWRRQARRWTGRVALAAAGVAWTASAQGAGEVRGEVRVAHIYSQTGPLEAYGRQTAIGFRLGLEYATGGTMTVASKRLAVVEHDDKGQPELGRALLAAAYSTGKADLAVGPTSSAVALAMLPVAAEHRKILIVEPAAADAITGERWNRYVFRTGRNSSQDAIANAIALDRPGLKLATLAQDSPFGRDGVRAFRAAIRRGQVVHEEYLPANTEDFTSAAQRLAERLQDQPGRKVVWVLWAGTGNPYSMADADLRQRGIELSTGGNTFEGMRQFNRLPGMQGATHYYYAFSRSRPNLWLVNQHFLRYQQPPDLFTAGGFAAAMAVVSALQRTGGGTEAQQLIRVMEGMSFDTPKGTMTLRREDHQALQSMYHFRVAAGASAGQVPDLRLVREIPAEDIAVPVRNRR